The following are encoded together in the Pedobacter steynii genome:
- the acs gene encoding acetate--CoA ligase, whose amino-acid sequence MQINSFEEYQETYKLSVDQPEQFWAGIADKFLWRKKWDKVLSWNFSEPTIKWFEGAKLNITENCLDRHLAENGDKPAIIWEPNDPQKDSITLSYKILHEQVCRFANVLKKNGVKKGDRVCIYMPMVPELAVAVLACARIGAVHSVVFGGFSAKSIADRINDAECKVVITADGAFRGNKQIQLKEVIDDALIGCPTVERVIVLTHTRTPVSMLKGRDIWWEDEIKLVDTNCPAEEMDAEDLLFILYTSGSTGKPKGVVHTIGGYMVYAGYTFSNVFNYQKDEVFFCTADIGWITGHSYIVYGPLSQGATTLMFEGIPTYPDASRMWQVVEKHKVNILYTAPTAIRSLMSFGLEPLNGIDMSSLRVLGSVGEPINEEAWHWFDENIGKSKCPIVDTWWQTETGGIMISPIAYVTPTKPSFATLPLPGIQPILVDENGNEIEGNNVSGNLCIKFPWPGMLRTTYGDHERCKLTYFSTYENLYFTGDGCLRDEDGYYRITGRVDDVINVSGHRIGTAEVENAINMHAGVVESAVVGFPHEVKGQGIYAFVIFPNHHEDADLTRKDILQTVTRVIGAIAKPDKILFVSGLPKTRSGKIMRRILRKIAEGDTSNLGDITTLLDPAVVEEIIEKSQK is encoded by the coding sequence ATGCAAATTAATTCTTTTGAAGAGTATCAGGAAACTTACAAATTGAGCGTTGACCAGCCCGAACAGTTCTGGGCCGGTATAGCAGACAAATTTTTGTGGAGAAAAAAATGGGACAAAGTATTGTCCTGGAACTTCTCCGAACCAACCATTAAATGGTTTGAAGGGGCAAAGTTAAATATTACCGAAAACTGCCTTGACAGACACCTTGCAGAAAATGGAGATAAACCGGCCATTATCTGGGAACCAAATGATCCTCAAAAGGATAGTATTACCCTAAGCTATAAAATATTACATGAGCAAGTGTGCCGCTTTGCAAATGTTCTGAAAAAAAACGGCGTTAAAAAAGGAGATAGGGTATGTATATATATGCCCATGGTGCCTGAACTTGCAGTTGCTGTTCTTGCCTGTGCAAGGATCGGAGCAGTCCATTCTGTAGTTTTTGGTGGTTTCTCTGCCAAATCTATTGCCGACAGGATCAATGATGCCGAATGTAAGGTAGTGATCACTGCCGATGGTGCCTTCAGAGGAAACAAACAAATTCAGTTGAAAGAAGTGATTGACGATGCCCTGATCGGTTGCCCGACCGTGGAACGTGTGATCGTGTTAACGCATACCCGTACACCGGTATCCATGCTGAAAGGCCGTGATATCTGGTGGGAGGATGAAATAAAACTGGTAGATACCAATTGCCCGGCCGAAGAAATGGATGCCGAAGACTTGTTATTTATATTATATACCTCCGGCTCTACCGGGAAACCTAAAGGAGTAGTACATACCATTGGCGGGTATATGGTCTATGCCGGATATACTTTCTCCAACGTATTTAACTACCAGAAAGACGAAGTGTTTTTCTGTACTGCTGATATCGGCTGGATCACAGGTCATTCTTATATCGTATATGGTCCGCTTTCTCAGGGAGCAACGACCCTGATGTTCGAAGGAATTCCAACCTATCCGGATGCTTCCAGAATGTGGCAGGTGGTAGAAAAACATAAAGTAAACATATTATATACTGCACCAACAGCGATCCGTTCCTTAATGAGCTTTGGACTGGAGCCGCTGAATGGCATCGACATGAGTTCTCTTCGTGTCCTTGGATCGGTAGGTGAACCGATTAATGAAGAAGCATGGCACTGGTTTGATGAAAACATCGGAAAAAGCAAATGCCCGATCGTAGACACCTGGTGGCAAACAGAAACTGGTGGAATTATGATTTCCCCGATTGCCTATGTAACCCCAACAAAGCCTAGTTTTGCTACTTTACCATTGCCAGGTATCCAACCGATCCTAGTAGATGAAAACGGAAATGAGATCGAAGGAAACAACGTAAGCGGAAACCTTTGTATTAAATTTCCATGGCCTGGAATGTTGCGCACCACTTATGGAGATCATGAGCGTTGTAAACTGACCTATTTCTCTACTTATGAAAACCTTTATTTCACTGGTGATGGTTGTCTGAGAGACGAGGATGGTTATTATAGAATTACAGGTAGGGTAGATGATGTCATCAACGTATCTGGTCACCGTATCGGTACTGCTGAAGTGGAAAATGCGATTAATATGCATGCCGGAGTGGTGGAAAGTGCGGTCGTTGGCTTCCCCCATGAAGTAAAAGGTCAGGGAATTTATGCTTTTGTGATCTTCCCGAACCACCATGAAGATGCTGACCTGACGCGTAAGGATATCCTTCAAACCGTAACCCGTGTAATTGGTGCGATTGCAAAACCTGATAAGATTCTTTTTGTAAGCGGATTGCCCAAAACACGTTCTGGTAAAATTATGAGACGGATCCTAAGGAAAATTGCCGAAGGAGATACTTCCAACCTTGGAGACATTACTACCTTGCTGGATCCGGCAGTAGTAGAAGAAATCATTGAAAAATCTCAGAAGTAA